Proteins co-encoded in one Streptococcus parauberis NCFD 2020 genomic window:
- the mutY gene encoding A/G-specific adenine glycosylase, producing MLELKDYGVEMWDPEKIQSFRRTLLNWHDQEKRDLPWRRTKNPYFIWVSEIMLQQTQVQTVIPYYHRFIEWFPTIEELASAPEHKLLKAWEGLGYYSRVRNMQKAARQIMTEFDGTFPSRFEDISELKGIGPYTAGAIASIAFNQAQPAVDGNIMRVMARLFEVEYDIGNPKNRKIFQAIMEELIDSERPGDFNQALMDLGTDIESAKNPRPDDSPIKFFCAAYLHGTYDKYPIKLPKKKPRPMVIQAFVIRNAEGKYLIEKNNAGPLLGGFWTFPIIETSFQAKQIDLFGDAQEILETLSQKDAFQEQYQLYPIWQDTVHKKVTHTFSHQKWTIELFEGRVSDNQLPEGLELQWLSLEDFENFPMATPQKKMIAQLLK from the coding sequence ATGTTAGAATTAAAAGATTACGGTGTAGAGATGTGGGATCCAGAAAAAATTCAATCCTTTCGACGCACCCTCCTCAATTGGCATGACCAAGAAAAACGCGACCTGCCTTGGCGTCGCACAAAAAATCCCTATTTCATATGGGTTTCCGAAATTATGCTGCAACAAACGCAAGTTCAAACCGTCATTCCTTATTATCACCGCTTCATCGAGTGGTTTCCGACTATTGAAGAATTGGCTAGCGCCCCTGAGCACAAACTTTTAAAGGCTTGGGAAGGACTTGGTTATTACTCTCGTGTAAGAAATATGCAGAAAGCTGCGCGACAAATAATGACCGAATTCGATGGGACTTTCCCATCACGGTTTGAAGATATATCAGAATTAAAGGGCATCGGCCCTTATACTGCTGGCGCAATTGCCAGTATTGCCTTTAATCAAGCACAACCAGCAGTTGATGGCAATATCATGCGGGTTATGGCCAGATTGTTTGAAGTAGAATACGATATTGGTAATCCTAAAAATCGAAAGATTTTCCAAGCCATCATGGAGGAGTTAATTGATTCAGAACGTCCTGGAGATTTCAATCAGGCACTAATGGATCTGGGCACTGATATCGAATCTGCAAAAAATCCCAGACCAGATGACTCTCCAATAAAGTTTTTCTGCGCAGCCTATTTACATGGAACCTACGACAAGTATCCAATTAAATTACCTAAGAAAAAGCCGCGTCCAATGGTAATTCAAGCTTTTGTCATTCGAAATGCTGAAGGCAAATACTTAATTGAGAAAAACAATGCTGGACCCTTGCTTGGCGGATTTTGGACATTCCCAATTATTGAAACAAGCTTTCAAGCTAAACAGATTGATCTATTTGGAGATGCTCAGGAAATTTTAGAGACGCTATCACAAAAGGACGCCTTTCAAGAGCAGTATCAGCTTTATCCAATTTGGCAAGATACGGTTCATAAGAAAGTTACCCACACCTTTAGTCACCAGAAATGGACAATCGAACTTTTTGAAGGTCGAGTTAGTGATAATCAACTTCCTGAAGGGTTAGAACTGCAGTGGCTAAGTCTCGAAGATTTTGAAAACTTCCCAATGGCAACACCCCAGAAAAAAATGATTGCTCAATTGCTTAAATAA
- the rpsR gene encoding 30S ribosomal protein S18, with protein MAQQRRGGFKRRKKVDFIAANKIEYVDYKDTELLGRFVSERGKILPRRVTGTSAKNQRKVTAAIKRARVMALMPYVNED; from the coding sequence ATGGCTCAACAACGTCGTGGCGGATTCAAACGCCGTAAAAAAGTTGACTTTATCGCAGCTAATAAAATTGAATATGTTGATTACAAAGACACTGAACTTTTAGGCCGTTTCGTTTCAGAACGTGGTAAAATTTTACCTCGTCGCGTAACAGGAACATCAGCTAAAAACCAACGTAAAGTAACAGCAGCGATCAAACGCGCACGTGTTATGGCATTAATGCCTTACGTAAACGAAGATTAA
- the rpsF gene encoding 30S ribosomal protein S6, which translates to MAKYEILYIIRPNIEEEAKNALVSRFDSILSDNGATIVESKDWEKRRLAYEINDFREGLYHIVNVEATDAVALNEFDRLSKINGDILRHMIVKLDA; encoded by the coding sequence ATGGCAAAATACGAAATTCTTTATATTATTCGTCCAAACATTGAAGAAGAAGCTAAAAACGCTTTGGTATCACGCTTTGACTCTATCTTATCTGACAACGGTGCAACAATCGTTGAATCAAAAGATTGGGAAAAACGTCGTCTTGCATATGAAATCAATGATTTCCGCGAAGGCCTTTACCACATCGTTAACGTTGAAGCAACTGATGCTGTCGCTCTTAATGAGTTTGACCGTTTATCAAAAATCAACGGTGACATTCTTCGTCACATGATCGTTAAACTTGACGCTTAA
- a CDS encoding single-stranded DNA-binding protein yields the protein MINNVVLVGRMTKDAELRYTPSQVAVATFTLAVNRTFKSQNGEREADFINCVIWRQPAENLANWAKKGALVGITGRIQTRNYENQQGQRVYVTEVVADNFQMLESRATREGGSSNSYNGGGLNNNSSSSNNSYSAPAQQTPNFGRDDSPFGNSNPMDISDDDLPF from the coding sequence ATGATTAATAATGTAGTACTAGTTGGTCGTATGACCAAAGATGCAGAACTTCGTTACACACCAAGTCAAGTGGCAGTAGCTACTTTTACACTTGCTGTTAACCGTACATTCAAAAGTCAAAATGGGGAACGTGAAGCAGATTTCATTAACTGTGTAATCTGGCGTCAACCAGCTGAGAACTTAGCGAATTGGGCTAAAAAGGGTGCTTTAGTTGGGATTACTGGTCGTATTCAGACTCGTAATTATGAAAATCAACAAGGGCAACGTGTCTATGTAACTGAAGTGGTTGCGGATAATTTCCAAATGTTGGAAAGCCGTGCTACACGTGAAGGTGGTTCATCTAACTCTTATAATGGTGGTGGATTAAATAATAATTCTTCATCATCAAACAATAGTTACTCAGCCCCTGCTCAACAAACACCTAATTTTGGTCGCGATGATAGCCCATTTGGTAATTCAAATCCAATGGATATCTCAGATGACGATCTACCATTCTAA